A region of the Littorina saxatilis isolate snail1 linkage group LG12, US_GU_Lsax_2.0, whole genome shotgun sequence genome:
AGAGTAAACCAAGTTTCAAGAAGCAGCTCTCAAATTTCACAAAGCAGTCTGCCTGATATTGTCAGCGATAAACAGGGAACAACAAGCACGTTGGAACAGTTAATTAACCAAGCGGTTGACTCCATTTCTGACCTAGACACACCCCCTGGCTCTGTGGGATCGGTCGACACAAGTGATTCATCTGCTGATGACCCAGAACCGTCTGACTCTgtccaaaaaagaaagaagaaaaaaagtaagaTGAGGTTAACGAGGAGCGGCAAGCCTTCCCGCTGGGatgtcccccctccccctagtcCCTGTTCCGACCAAGAGGAGACAAATACTGTAGCCAACGCCACTCAGCAAGCTGAAGGTCATCATGTACAGGACAGACTTCTGGGTTTATCTGGTTCTCTGGAGAAGAACGATCCACAGCACGCAATTAATCAATTGACAGAAAAGCTGCGATCACTTACTAGTGCTTTACCGGCCCCTTCGGAAGATGCGCTGGCAGCTCTGGCACCTTTACCATCACCAGAAATCATCGCCAGCAGTTCTGCCTCAATCACCACCAGTCCAAAGAAGGTGCCTCGGCCTGTGGACcagatgaaaaaaaagaaagggagaAATCAAACCCCAATGAACCGGAAGTACCAATTGACGAAAAACCTGCGATCACCAACTAGTGCTTTACCGGCCCCTTCGGAAGATGCGCTGGCAGCTCTGGCACCGTTACCATCACCAGAAATTGTCGCCAGCAGTTCTGCTTCAATCACCACCAGCCCAAAGAAGGTGCTGTCCACAAAGAAGCCTGTCCAcgtgaaagaaaagaaagtaaatAAGCAAAACCCAGTAAACGTATCGCACGAAAGTTTACCTGCCCGGTGGCAGGCTGTCGATCTTCCAGCAGCACATTCATCATGTGAGCAGTTTGGTTGCTTAGGCACGGGAATACACAGCAAAACATCTCGCAGAAAACCCCAGGCGAAGATGGACGAAAAACCTGTGGGATATGATCCAGACCAGATTTTAGCAGCAGTAGAACCTGAGCCAGGGAAATCAGTTTCAACGAAAAGGACTGTCAGACTGAAAGCTAAACCTGCAACATCAGGAAAAATTCCAGACAAGGAAAAACTGAAAGTAAAACCACAGTCTGGAGTGCCGGAGTCAGAGCCCAGAAGGCTTGTCAAAATTAAAACACCCCAGACGTCGATTAGAGCCGTTCATGACCAAGACACCCGGGGCTGTGAGAAGTCGGCATCTAGGGTTAAGGAGAAGGCGTTGAATGAGTCAGTGCAGACATCACCTCTGAAACAAAATCCCAACAGCAGCACCTATCAAGGGGACCCACGAGAAATGCCTCGTCATTCAAGACAGGCTGAAAGAGCTGAAGATGAAGACGCCTTAGCGGACTCCCTTGCCCACGCTTCCCTACAGCCAACCAGAGATTTTGATTTCAGTCAGTTTTTCCAGCATTCCCGTTCAGAGGAACAATGCTTCATCGACTCTCTGGCACAGAAGTGTTCAGAGATCAAGCTTGATAAAAGCACCGTAATGAACCTGAACAGTGAGGCAGGGGATGCAGGCAGAACACAGCGTGAAGAAGATGCTTTAGTAGGCTCTACCAGCTGGGCAACATCTGACCATTGGCACCAAGGTCTTGAAGAGAACACTTCACTCACGGACCATCAACAGGCATCTGCGGGTCTAGATCCATACCAAGCTGCCAACATTCCTGCAGATGCAGGTCTATGGAACCAAGGTGCTCACCAGACAAACCCAGTTACCACTAATGCTGTGGACAATTCTGGAGATGCAGCTGCATGGCAACATGGTACTACCCAGACAGACTCAATGACAACTAATGCTGCCTACATTCCAGGAGATGCAGGCGTATGGAACCAAGGTGCCCGCCAGACAGGTCCAATTACACAGGTATCAGCGAACATAGATCCAAACCAAGCTGCCTACATTCCTGGAAATGCAGGTGTATGGAACCAAGGTGCTCACCAGACAGGTCCAATTACACAGGTATCAGCGAACATAGATCCAAACCAAGCTACCTACATTCCTGGAAATGCAGGTGTATGGAACCAAGGGGCTCACCAGACAGGTCCAGTTACACAGGTATCAGCGAACATAGATCCAAAACAAGCTGCCTACATTCCTGGAAATGCAGGTGTATGGAACCAAGGTGCTCGCCAGACACACCCAGTTACCGGTAATTCTGCCTACATTCCTGCAAACCAAGGAGCTCACCAGACAAGCTCAGTTACACAGGTATCAACGAGTCGAGATCCATACCAAGCTGCCTACATTCCTGGAAATGCAGGTGTATGGCAACAAGATGCTCACCAGACAGACTCGGTTACACAGGTATCAACGAGTCGAGATCTATACCAAGCTGCCTACATTCCTGGAAATGCAGGTGTATGGCAACAAGATGCTCACCAGACAGACTCGGTTACCAGCAATGTTGGACAATTCTCAGCAAACAAAGACACGGCAACATGTCAGGGGGATGGTAAGAATACAGGGGAGAGGAGACTCACAGAAGTTAGGACAGCCCAACCATTCACAGAAGCTAAGACAACACAAGCAGTCTCACCTACGGAAGTTAAGATAACCCAATCAGTCCCACTCCCACAAGTTAAGACAACTCACCCAGTGCCTTCTGGTCTTGGTCCTTCAAAGACCACACCAAGACCAGAAGGCACTGGAATCAGCACACAGGCCAGAACAAGGGTTCCAGTAGTGAAGAAGGCGAGAAAAGGCAGTGTCACCAATATGAACGAGAGGGACAAACTGAAGGCTTTGTTTTCAGTGAGAAAGAAGCCACCAATGACAAGGATGGATTCATCTGAAACTCAGCAGTTCAAGTCACCCAGCAAATCTATCAAAGGGGACCCGTTTTCCAGTGCAGTAAAAACTTCACCTGTAGAAAAAGACGTCAGCATGTCCTGCATATTTACGGTTTCCAAAACAACCGATGCACGTAGTGATGCTGAAAAATCATTTTCCCAGTCAGTTCCCAACCCAAAGAAAGCCTTGCCTGAAGTCAAGGGTGTTGCGAAGCCCATGTTGCACATGCACACAGTTACTTCAAGACAAGCACCTTCAGCCCCAGTCCCAAGCGTGGCATATGGTATGTTAGATGACTTGGATCAGAGCGGTGATCATGAAAAGTACATTGACGATGACGATATTTTGCGTGAGATTGACTCTTGTCTAGCGTCACCTAAATCAAGGATCAAGAATGATACGAGGGAGAAGGAAGAGGTACAGACCAGGAAAGATCTTGCCAGCTGCAGACCTATGAATCGCTCTCACCCCAGCGATGATACCGTGACAGCAAGTGTTGATGTGGCAGCTGATGGCACTAGAAAGACAAACACCCCTAAAGCTGCGGTCGCATCCACGGCTGGTCCTGGCACAGAGGTGTtggaaacaagcaaacacagtACTATCAGGTCAAAGGACTTCACTGTAAAGTCACCCGAGTCTTCTTCTGTAGATGACCTTCTGCAATCAACAATTGTAGTTGAACAAGACCCCTCTGGGACAACAGAGATTAACATCTCCGTGGCCATAACTGCTGATGATGATAGCGGGAAGAACCAAGTCAGAGCTGGTGGGGCTGCTTCACTACATGTAGAGGGGACCTCAAGCAGACCAGCAACAGGAGAGCTGAAAGATACTGCAGCGGATGCAGCTGATGACAGCGAATATGTGACCACCTGCTTTGACTTGCGTTTGCCTCGGCAGCAGTCCTTGGAGATCCATTTGAAACCCATGCTGCAGACTGGAGATGATCTAGGCGACAAAATTGAGGTTGAAGTATCCACTGAAGCTGGCAGCGTTACTCATACTGCAAGTAATCTGTTGGCAGAAACGCATGTATCGAGGAGTGTTATCTGTTCTGAAAGAACAATCTCTGTCGTTGTGGACAACAACGGTGACAGTGAGAGGTGCTCTTGCTTGGATGAGGCATGCGTAATCAAGGAGATGGATGTTGAAATTGCAGACATCCCTGAACAGTTATCAGTAGAGAGAGTCTCAGCCTCTAAGGAACATGCAGACATCCCTGAACAGTTATCAGTAGAGAGAGTCTCAGCCTCAAAGGAACATGCAGACATCCCTGAACAGTTATCAGTAGAGAGAGACTCAGCCTCAAAGGAACATGCAGACATCCCTGAACAGTTATCAGTAGAGAGAGACTCAGCCTCAAAGGAACATGCAGACATCCCTGAACAGTTATCAGTAGAGAGAGACTCAGCCTCAAAGGAACATGCAGACATCCCTGAACAGTTATCAGTAGAGAGAGTCTCAGCCTCAAAGGAGCATGCAGACACAGATATAACCGAAGAAAATACAATGCCAGATTATCCGGATGCTTGCGAATCTCAAGGTACGCTCTCGGACTCTGAAAAAGAAGATAAGGGAAGTGAAAGTAGGAAACAAAGCAGAACACTCCAAAAGTCTTGCAGTATGGGTGCAGATGAATTGGATGAAACTGAAAGCAGTACTGTTGACGGTGCACAGGAAGGAAACCTTGAGGATGGTAGCAACAAGAAGGTCCAAATACTTAGAAAAATCAGCCAGGAAGAAGAAACTCTGGCCCAGTCACAGACAGAGGATGCAGTTGGATTTCCTACAGGAGAGTCAAGCCAGGGGGACTTGCAGGAGAATGAAACGGTTGGAGTCCTCCCAGGGACGTTGAACAAAGAATTAGACAATCCAGCTGAGCTGCAGGAAAGATTGGCAGAAGAAAATTCACATGATGTTCGCACAGCCTCACACAGCAACCGCGTGCAGCCTAGTGGTGTTACTGATGGGTCCTGTATGGAAACAGAAAAAGGAGAGTCCAACGATGTCCACACAGACTTGCACAGCAGCCAAGAGCAGCCTGATGGGGAGTCCTTCATGGACACGGACTTGGAAGTGTCAGGTCTCTGTGGCTCGGCAGCAGGTAAGCCAGAGAGCGGCAGCCCCACCTCTCCTCCCTGTCTCCGTCAGTGGGATGAATGCGTACCGGGAGCTGCGGGTGTGTGTGCCTCTCCCCCGCACCTCGAACCCCAGGCCTCTCTCAGCACCCCCACCTCTCCCTCTGTatcccccacctctctctcccaGCCTGTatcccccacctctctctcccaGCCTGCTGTCCTGGACCTCAACGGCAACTCTGTCCCTGAGCACAAGCAGCGTAGCGGTGGCTGTGCATGCTGTAGAAGTAGTCGCGCTAGTTCCTGTGTGTGTAACCAGACTAAACAGACTCTCTTGGTGGTGGAGCCTTCTCTTCCTAATCTTTCTACGCACCAGGCACTGTCCCCTGATAGGCTGTCCTGTGTGTTTGGCGAGCGTGATGCACGTGCACAGTGTGGAGAGAGTgtagatggtggtggtggtggtcataTGGGGGTTGACCTTGTGAGTGTCATGTCCAAGCACCCAGAGGTCCAGCAGAAGAGCTTTAGCCATGTAGATCTGTTCTCAGCACCAGCCGCCATGCCTGGGACCACGACAAGCACCACACCTGCAGAAACCCTGGAGCTCGAAGACTCTTTCTCTGGTGAGGAGGCTTGCATTTCTGGAACGTAGGTTTGATTAAAGGCAgtccttcctgtgaaaacaattcagctcaccatctcagatttggtcaatctttttacatgggataacacCATTTCTgcaacaacaccccccccccccccccccccccccccccccccgcgggttagggggagtcccatattggttgggaccagaaaaaatttacccgatgctccccagcatgtcgtaagagcaggcatggtactcttccgccgatcggcggaaatccgccgaaaacgtaaatcaaaaaaaaaattcaaaaaatcaaaaaaaaatcaaaaaaaatccgCCCATTCActtgagattattattttttcttactcaagccttgttatctttcacttatatccctctcagcttcaaggagagggcactaaacacatttgaattagtaaaaagtcgtcagcttcagggggcaacgccccctgacccccacaaagggcgctgccccttgaccccgccaggggacCTAAGCGGCCCCCTGGCTTTATTTCAGCTGAAACtgccattccttcagtaccatgcctgtaagaggcgactaacggattctgtttctccttttacccttgttaagtgtttcttgtatagaatataatcaattttagtcaagcagtatgtaagaaatgttaagtccttaatgtactggaaacttgcattctcccagtaaggtaatataattATTGTACTACGtagcaagcccctggagcacatttttgattagtgcttttgtgaacaagaaacaattgacaagtggctctatggcatcttccccctttccccgtcgcgatataacccttcctggttgaaaacgacgttaaacaccaaataaataaatcttaacataacataaatgtgtaacaacatttatgttcaagaaattaaCCAACAAAAACGTAATTCAATCTCAACGAGAATCCTCTTAAAAACGtcacactagaatttagtgcactttgcATACACTAACATtttacattccagctatgtattcaagcTTCAATATTATACAACATAATAactcatttaccttaagagacccgtctcaaGAAGGAGTGCTTGTTCCCAGAAGAAGACGACAAGCGCaaacaggcatgaaaattctccgtattttccgtatttttgaaaaaaataaaccgtattatttttttcttccgtatttttcctttttttttttttatttattttttttattttttttttttttttccttcctagtcatagttatagtaaaatagttttggggccatgtttgaatccaattttaaggctcagatagccccacattgcaccaaattgcacgattttgttttcagtatttttttttttttttcagttttcatgcctggcAAACCAACCTCCTTGGTTTCTAGTTTGATACGCTGTAACTCTCTCTCGGTCTCGAAACCAGCTATATTGCTCAAACTCGTAAACACAATTATGTTCAGCCAGGGCTATTTCCTCGTGAATCACACGAAACCCGTGATATCGCTTCTAACCTGTCTACGCATCAACAATCCAttctttagggaggttaaaatcacgacgtATTTACAAAGCTCAACCTATCTCCAAATACCTTACTCACATCtttctcgtcgcgatataaccttcgtggttgaaaacgacgttaaacaccaaataaagaaagacacatctttgtgacacttATCCCAGGTAAAGCCTGGCCACacctgagatggtgagctgaatTGTTTTTACAGGCAGGACTGTACCTTTAATCATCTACAACTACTGTCAGATTTATTGAAACTTAATGAAAGGCTTAAAGGCAcggtaagcctcccgtaaaccatcacaaatactgtaaggcttttacacacggtacaaacaccctttcgtttaaacactcaccgcttgagaacatcctaggtgccctacgtaaagagcgagcaattttcaaagaattaattttggatgttctcaagcggcgagtgtttaaatgaaagggtgtttgtattgtgtgtaaaagcctgacagtgtctgtgatggtttacgggaggctgactgtgccttaaAGCTTTGGATGCAAAAGAAAGTCTGAGTGATAACATCAGGACTACTGGCTATAATGTAATGACTGTGACATGATGTCTGAAACTTTGAATCTGTTCATAATACAGCCACTACAAATGTACAATGAATATGTCAATTAGGAATTGGAAAGGATGCATCTTTTTGTCGCTAGGATGAATATGCTACAGGGTGTCTGTTTTAGAATTGCTCCTACAGTGTTGCTCAGCCTGCTTGGTAGATTGGTGTCGGTgtcagtgtaaaaaaaaaagtagaaaaaaATCTCTTGTCTTCGAAGTATTTTTCTGACACTCAAAAAAGTGAAAGGACGTGTCCTTTCCAGTGCGTGACAGATAGGCCCAATTAGTGTGGAGGATTTttgttgtacagtggaacccccttttaagaccccccaatttaagactccctcccttttaagaccccattttttttcacattttctgttcataacctgtgtaaaaaaaatatttaaaaaaaattttaaaaaatgatcacagtaataataataataataaatgtgtcaccccattttaagactccctcctttttaagacctgattttctcgaatttttgaaggtcttaaaagggggggttccactgtagtgatgAATTTAGTGCATAGCTGTTTCAATCCTTTGAATGATGTTGCGATCTCTCAGTGTTTCTGATGCCAGCAGGCCATCTAAACATATAATTCATTTCAGATAATAGTAAGGAAATGTAATGCTTATTGTTGTTTACTATTGAATGTCATTTTCTGTGCAGAGAACCGGTCACCAGTGTCTGATGACTCTGATGACTCCCTGAGTGATGGACCAGATTTTGGTTCAAGGTTTGTGTTCTTATCAAAGTAATTTTTTTCAAGGGTTCCGCAAATTGAGTGcagaagtgtgtgtgtaaatgttgcATTTTTTGCAGCACACTCCGCCATTCTGAATAGCTGCATAAAAGTTCATTGGATTTTGTGGTCCTTGTTTTATTGGGAAAtgaatgggcggggatgtagctcagtcggtagcgcgctggatttgtatccagttggccgctgtcagcgtgagttcgtccccacgttcggcga
Encoded here:
- the LOC138982837 gene encoding serine-rich adhesin for platelets-like isoform X1, which translates into the protein MAKTQRFRRSSPQARSHSTRTGKHRVLKRNRDDSNERRVPYTSGNRRHVYRNSPDPHRRRPGRNQQRSTTDTANFTRRQRTGGFGQHSGGRGQHSAGRGQHSAGRDQHSAGRGQHSAGRGQHSVQQQWRPTRGQRPFGRGKLSFRGKRPFQSQQTVQGQQFTPRGGWQGRGHRRRQWLPREQTRFMAHSDTTDLDSLNTGAHGVDRAGHGIDQASRSNLRVDRISRSSSRVNQVSRSSSQISQSSLPDIVSDKQGTTSTLEQLINQAVDSISDLDTPPGSVGSVDTSDSSADDPEPSDSVQKRKKKKSKMRLTRSGKPSRWDVPPPPSPCSDQEETNTVANATQQAEGHHVQDRLLGLSGSLEKNDPQHAINQLTEKLRSLTSALPAPSEDALAALAPLPSPEIIASSSASITTSPKKVPRPVDQMKKKKGRNQTPMNRKYQLTKNLRSPTSALPAPSEDALAALAPLPSPEIVASSSASITTSPKKVLSTKKPVHVKEKKVNKQNPVNVSHESLPARWQAVDLPAAHSSCEQFGCLGTGIHSKTSRRKPQAKMDEKPVGYDPDQILAAVEPEPGKSVSTKRTVRLKAKPATSGKIPDKEKLKVKPQSGVPESEPRRLVKIKTPQTSIRAVHDQDTRGCEKSASRVKEKALNESVQTSPLKQNPNSSTYQGDPREMPRHSRQAERAEDEDALADSLAHASLQPTRDFDFSQFFQHSRSEEQCFIDSLAQKCSEIKLDKSTVMNLNSEAGDAGRTQREEDALVGSTSWATSDHWHQGLEENTSLTDHQQASAGLDPYQAANIPADAGLWNQGAHQTNPVTTNAVDNSGDAAAWQHGTTQTDSMTTNAAYIPGDAGVWNQGARQTGPITQVSANIDPNQAAYIPGNAGVWNQGAHQTGPITQVSANIDPNQATYIPGNAGVWNQGAHQTGPVTQVSANIDPKQAAYIPGNAGVWNQGARQTHPVTGNSAYIPANQGAHQTSSVTQVSTSRDPYQAAYIPGNAGVWQQDAHQTDSVTQVSTSRDLYQAAYIPGNAGVWQQDAHQTDSVTSNVGQFSANKDTATCQGDGKNTGERRLTEVRTAQPFTEAKTTQAVSPTEVKITQSVPLPQVKTTHPVPSGLGPSKTTPRPEGTGISTQARTRVPVVKKARKGSVTNMNERDKLKALFSVRKKPPMTRMDSSETQQFKSPSKSIKGDPFSSAVKTSPVEKDVSMSCIFTVSKTTDARSDAEKSFSQSVPNPKKALPEVKGVAKPMLHMHTVTSRQAPSAPVPSVAYGMLDDLDQSGDHEKYIDDDDILREIDSCLASPKSRIKNDTREKEEVQTRKDLASCRPMNRSHPSDDTVTASVDVAADGTRKTNTPKAAVASTAGPGTEVLETSKHSTIRSKDFTVKSPESSSVDDLLQSTIVVEQDPSGTTEINISVAITADDDSGKNQVRAGGAASLHVEGTSSRPATGELKDTAADAADDSEYVTTCFDLRLPRQQSLEIHLKPMLQTGDDLGDKIEVEVSTEAGSVTHTASNLLAETHVSRSVICSERTISVVVDNNGDSERCSCLDEACVIKEMDVEIADIPEQLSVERVSASKEHADIPEQLSVERVSASKEHADIPEQLSVERDSASKEHADIPEQLSVERDSASKEHADIPEQLSVERDSASKEHADIPEQLSVERVSASKEHADTDITEENTMPDYPDACESQGTLSDSEKEDKGSESRKQSRTLQKSCSMGADELDETESSTVDGAQEGNLEDGSNKKVQILRKISQEEETLAQSQTEDAVGFPTGESSQGDLQENETVGVLPGTLNKELDNPAELQERLAEENSHDVRTASHSNRVQPSGVTDGSCMETEKGESNDVHTDLHSSQEQPDGESFMDTDLEVSGLCGSAAGKPESGSPTSPPCLRQWDECVPGAAGVCASPPHLEPQASLSTPTSPSVSPTSLSQPVSPTSLSQPAVLDLNGNSVPEHKQRSGGCACCRSSRASSCVCNQTKQTLLVVEPSLPNLSTHQALSPDRLSCVFGERDARAQCGESVDGGGGGHMGVDLVSVMSKHPEVQQKSFSHVDLFSAPAAMPGTTTSTTPAETLELEDSFSENRSPVSDDSDDSLSDGPDFGSSVIRSTLSTVNTNVSPQGGRSLPAGKQSHASDERPTFSLDSLLSDTKNDEAEEHEIRLMQRDLKRDLLSSKGIGIAAEEEDDTEADEENFTDEQRNQLLTFQQEEGQIREIHPGEAVLSHHPCGHLFTNNLLPTDCGVVTSATHNPLSQLLTNYQPEMLMDILSSDIISLAYGSLPCKEQVQRWLLFLLSCHSNATVVQKCGDQLLQVLQWQMEDIIEGNDKHTWAPRILDILRILVNWGANKDELVFDTAAADATQLGEVVPLHDNGGLPPVGQRNVESVLKVLSCLLQARPPYSTEELNQLLVMVCKVSLDQSLLRECLLSDLQVCMASILDCYAASKWHTAVPWLCRVLGGLSSHHHNQVYVTQLFSPTSLRGGHIQQRLAFFCLHNVVNHCSPTDQQLRDFQIQDLCELISGLRPLLQSDNYQLSSLIHLLDVSVGPAVQHITQRKQLCRLLESVRLIVSEIRDSVQQLDYTKVKGMLLHLCLKWDLSVKASNTKQRKIFNCLLSRPVLVEKLEDRGQMCNEEEGADDLGFSLSDDQHSDEGESEGGGGKRLKTDGELTHRDRDKNLKEPRHGCEGAATSESLSSS
- the LOC138982837 gene encoding serine-rich adhesin for platelets-like isoform X2, with the protein product MAKTQRFRRSSPQARSHSTRTGKHRVLKRNRDDSNERRVPYTSGNRRHVYRNSPDPHRRRPGRNQQRSTTDTANFTRRQRTGGFGQHSGGRGQHSAGRGQHSAGRDQHSAGRGQHSAGRGQHSVQQQWRPTRGQRPFGRGKLSFRGKRPFQSQQTVQGQQFTPRGGWQGRGHRRRQWLPREQTRFMAHSDTTDLDSLNTGAHGVDRAGHGIDQASRSNLRVDRISRSSSRVNQVSRSSSQISQSSLPDIVSDKQGTTSTLEQLINQAVDSISDLDTPPGSVGSVDTSDSSADDPEPSDSVQKRKKKKSKMRLTRSGKPSRWDVPPPPSPCSDQEETNTVANATQQAEGHHVQDRLLGLSGSLEKNDPQHAINQLTEKLRSLTSALPAPSEDALAALAPLPSPEIIASSSASITTSPKKVPRPVDQMKKKKGRNQTPMNRKYQLTKNLRSPTSALPAPSEDALAALAPLPSPEIVASSSASITTSPKKVLSTKKPVHVKEKKVNKQNPVNVSHESLPARWQAVDLPAAHSSCEQFGCLGTGIHSKTSRRKPQAKMDEKPVGYDPDQILAAVEPEPGKSVSTKRTVRLKAKPATSGKIPDKEKLKVKPQSGVPESEPRRLVKIKTPQTSIRAVHDQDTRGCEKSASRVKEKALNESVQTSPLKQNPNSSTYQGDPREMPRHSRQAERAEDEDALADSLAHASLQPTRDFDFSQFFQHSRSEEQCFIDSLAQKCSEIKLDKSTVMNLNSEAGDAGRTQREEDALVGSTSWATSDHWHQGLEENTSLTDHQQASAGLDPYQAANIPADAGLWNQGAHQTNPVTTNAVDNSGDAAAWQHGTTQTDSMTTNAAYIPGDAGVWNQGARQTGPITQVSANIDPNQAAYIPGNAGVWNQGAHQTGPITQVSANIDPNQATYIPGNAGVWNQGAHQTGPVTQVSANIDPKQAAYIPGNAGVWNQGARQTHPVTGNSAYIPANQGAHQTSSVTQVSTSRDPYQAAYIPGNAGVWQQDAHQTDSVTQVSTSRDLYQAAYIPGNAGVWQQDAHQTDSVTSNVGQFSANKDTATCQGDGKNTGERRLTEVRTAQPFTEAKTTQAVSPTEVKITQSVPLPQVKTTHPVPSGLGPSKTTPRPEGTGISTQARTRVPVVKKARKGSVTNMNERDKLKALFSVRKKPPMTRMDSSETQQFKSPSKSIKGDPFSSAVKTSPVEKDVSMSCIFTVSKTTDARSDAEKSFSQSVPNPKKALPEVKGVAKPMLHMHTVTSRQAPSAPVPSVAYGMLDDLDQSGDHEKYIDDDDILREIDSCLASPKSRIKNDTREKEEVQTRKDLASCRPMNRSHPSDDTVTASVDVAADGTRKTNTPKAAVASTAGPGTEVLETSKHSTIRSKDFTVKSPESSSVDDLLQSTIVVEQDPSGTTEINISVAITADDDSGKNQVRAGGAASLHVEGTSSRPATGELKDTAADAADDSEYVTTCFDLRLPRQQSLEIHLKPMLQTGDDLGDKIEVEVSTEAGSVTHTASNLLAETHVSRSVICSERTISVVVDNNGDSERCSCLDEACVIKEMDVEIADIPEQLSVERVSASKEHADIPEQLSVERVSASKEHADIPEQLSVERDSASKEHADIPEQLSVERDSASKEHADIPEQLSVERDSASKEHADIPEQLSVERVSASKEHADTDITEENTMPDYPDACESQGTLSDSEKEDKGSESRKQSRTLQKSCSMGADELDETESSTVDGAQEGNLEDGSNKKVQILRKISQEEETLAQSQTEDAVGFPTGESSQGDLQENETVGVLPGTLNKELDNPAELQERLAEENSHDVRTASHSNRVQPSGVTDGSCMETEKGESNDVHTDLHSSQEQPDGESFMDTDLEVSGLCGSAAAPAAMPGTTTSTTPAETLELEDSFSENRSPVSDDSDDSLSDGPDFGSSVIRSTLSTVNTNVSPQGGRSLPAGKQSHASDERPTFSLDSLLSDTKNDEAEEHEIRLMQRDLKRDLLSSKGIGIAAEEEDDTEADEENFTDEQRNQLLTFQQEEGQIREIHPGEAVLSHHPCGHLFTNNLLPTDCGVVTSATHNPLSQLLTNYQPEMLMDILSSDIISLAYGSLPCKEQVQRWLLFLLSCHSNATVVQKCGDQLLQVLQWQMEDIIEGNDKHTWAPRILDILRILVNWGANKDELVFDTAAADATQLGEVVPLHDNGGLPPVGQRNVESVLKVLSCLLQARPPYSTEELNQLLVMVCKVSLDQSLLRECLLSDLQVCMASILDCYAASKWHTAVPWLCRVLGGLSSHHHNQVYVTQLFSPTSLRGGHIQQRLAFFCLHNVVNHCSPTDQQLRDFQIQDLCELISGLRPLLQSDNYQLSSLIHLLDVSVGPAVQHITQRKQLCRLLESVRLIVSEIRDSVQQLDYTKVKGMLLHLCLKWDLSVKASNTKQRKIFNCLLSRPVLVEKLEDRGQMCNEEEGADDLGFSLSDDQHSDEGESEGGGGKRLKTDGELTHRDRDKNLKEPRHGCEGAATSESLSSS